One Tunturibacter gelidoferens genomic region harbors:
- a CDS encoding Na+/H+ antiporter encodes MTGAGVQAVQAVFLLLLFFVAVFAGLARRLKVPYPILLVIAGLLLSFLPGMPRIGLDPDLVFLVFLPPLLYSAAWTLSWREFQRNFVSIAMLAVGLVLFTILGLAMVAGSLLPGFDWKSAVLLGAVVAATDAIAATSIARRVGLPQRIVDILEAESLVNDGTGLLALQFGLTLLVTGRTPSLIEGLGQLVFLTCGGVAVGLAIGAVVAWFEKWVDDGPIEIVISILVPYGAYLLGARMHVSGVMAVIACSMYMSRKSPEYMSPQVRLQATAVWDALTFILNGIVFVLIGLQLPYVIGQIVGMSRPVLLEYGIGFSALMICLRMAWVFAETYVAYALRRWVRKLDVQPPRPRQMFVIGWGGMRGVLSLAAAISLPYALPGGRTFSQRSMIIYLAFCLIVATLVVQGLTLPWLIRIMGLSESGHADREEQEARRVLATEAIIHLHRTRSKNRDQSSLFQELIDGYQKRLDAMPLERDRTPTGLINQARRNDAILTALQAEREALIRLRDEEQIDDEVLRTLQRELDLAESRVHTGSTIR; translated from the coding sequence ATGACGGGTGCCGGAGTGCAGGCCGTACAAGCGGTCTTCCTTCTTCTTCTATTCTTCGTGGCGGTCTTTGCCGGGTTGGCCCGACGACTCAAAGTACCGTATCCGATCCTGCTCGTAATTGCCGGCCTTCTCTTGAGTTTTCTGCCAGGCATGCCTCGCATCGGCCTCGATCCAGACCTGGTCTTTCTGGTCTTCCTTCCTCCTCTGCTTTACTCCGCCGCGTGGACCCTGTCATGGAGAGAGTTTCAGCGCAACTTTGTCAGCATAGCCATGCTTGCCGTCGGCCTGGTGCTGTTCACCATCCTAGGGCTCGCGATGGTCGCGGGGTCTCTCCTTCCTGGATTCGACTGGAAGTCCGCCGTGCTACTTGGTGCGGTAGTCGCAGCCACTGACGCCATCGCAGCCACATCGATCGCGCGAAGAGTGGGCCTTCCACAACGAATCGTCGACATACTGGAAGCCGAAAGCCTCGTCAACGACGGCACCGGCCTCCTCGCTCTGCAATTCGGCCTCACTCTGCTGGTCACAGGCCGAACGCCATCACTCATCGAAGGACTCGGTCAACTCGTCTTCCTGACCTGCGGTGGAGTAGCCGTGGGGCTGGCCATCGGAGCTGTCGTCGCGTGGTTTGAAAAATGGGTGGACGATGGGCCAATCGAGATCGTAATCAGCATCCTGGTGCCCTACGGGGCTTACCTCTTAGGCGCCCGCATGCATGTCTCCGGTGTAATGGCAGTCATCGCCTGCAGTATGTACATGAGCCGCAAAAGTCCCGAGTACATGTCGCCCCAGGTCCGCCTGCAGGCGACCGCTGTCTGGGATGCACTGACCTTCATCCTCAACGGCATCGTCTTCGTTCTCATCGGACTCCAGCTTCCCTATGTCATCGGGCAGATCGTCGGCATGAGCCGCCCGGTTCTCCTTGAATATGGAATCGGCTTCTCCGCGCTGATGATCTGTCTGCGCATGGCGTGGGTCTTCGCAGAAACCTACGTCGCCTACGCGCTCCGGCGATGGGTCCGGAAGTTGGACGTACAGCCACCCCGGCCGCGACAGATGTTTGTCATTGGGTGGGGTGGCATGCGCGGTGTGCTATCGCTCGCAGCGGCCATCTCGCTCCCGTACGCTCTTCCAGGCGGCAGAACCTTCTCGCAGCGCAGCATGATCATCTATCTGGCGTTCTGCCTGATCGTAGCAACGCTGGTCGTGCAGGGCCTGACGCTGCCCTGGCTGATTCGAATCATGGGCCTCTCCGAGTCGGGACACGCAGACCGCGAGGAACAAGAGGCGCGACGTGTCCTGGCTACCGAGGCCATCATCCATCTGCACCGCACCCGCTCGAAAAATCGCGACCAGTCTTCACTCTTCCAGGAGTTGATTGACGGCTACCAGAAGCGACTGGATGCGATGCCGTTGGAACGCGATCGGACTCCGACGGGACTTATCAACCAGGCTCGACGAAACGATGCAATTCTGACCGCACTGCAGGCCGAACGCGAAGCGCTGATCAGACTGCGAGATGAGGAGCAGATCGACGATGAAGTCCTGCGTACCTTGCAGAGAGAGCTCGATTTGGCGGAAAGCCGTGTGCACACCGGATCAACCATCCGCTGA
- a CDS encoding cation diffusion facilitator family transporter has translation MSTTAQPEQAATPHSAKRSAALFSVLAAFAVTLLKLLTGLLTGSLGMLSEAAHSGIDLIAASITLFSVQVSDRPADADHTYGHGKIESLSAAIESVLMLGSCVWILTEAIRRIAHRQHLALNFSLWPFLVLLLSITVDYTRSRKLHRIAAETRSEALEADAIHFRTDIWSSIAVLLGLAASYIGERFQIPQLELADPIAAIIVSGIILHVTWNLARRTIDALTDATPIETRSQTRDIARDIAAIDGVLSVDRIRTRRAGPNYFADLTLGLPRNLTFQRSEQITMAATAAVRRHLPGADVVVHSIPTASIAESLHDRIRAVAARSNLAIHDVAVQEYNHELHVEQHLEVYENMSLSAAHALVTQLESDIRREIPEISTILTHIESEPATIERPASLERDRQLEVRLRRAAQAFPEILDIHEVFVTRAHNNGADRIQVNCHCTLPDDLPMSKVHEIITALENAFKLDCPEVSRLLIHPEPATDNRR, from the coding sequence ATGAGCACTACGGCCCAGCCCGAACAAGCCGCGACCCCTCATAGCGCCAAGCGTTCCGCCGCGCTCTTCTCCGTCCTCGCCGCCTTCGCCGTCACCCTCCTCAAACTCCTCACCGGCCTCCTTACCGGCTCTCTCGGCATGCTCTCCGAGGCCGCCCACTCCGGCATCGACCTCATCGCCGCCTCCATCACCCTCTTCTCCGTTCAGGTCTCCGACCGCCCCGCCGACGCCGACCACACCTACGGTCACGGCAAGATCGAAAGCCTCTCCGCTGCCATCGAATCCGTCCTCATGCTCGGCTCCTGCGTTTGGATCCTCACCGAAGCCATCCGCCGCATCGCCCACCGCCAGCATCTCGCACTCAACTTTTCCCTCTGGCCCTTCCTCGTCCTCCTGCTCTCCATCACCGTCGACTACACCCGCTCCCGCAAGCTCCACCGCATCGCCGCCGAAACCAGGAGCGAAGCCCTCGAAGCCGACGCCATCCACTTCCGCACCGACATCTGGTCTTCCATCGCCGTCCTCCTCGGCCTCGCCGCCAGCTACATAGGCGAGCGCTTCCAAATCCCCCAACTCGAACTAGCCGACCCCATCGCCGCCATCATCGTCTCCGGCATCATCCTGCACGTCACCTGGAACCTCGCCCGCCGCACCATCGACGCCCTCACCGACGCCACCCCCATCGAAACCCGCTCGCAGACCCGCGACATCGCCCGCGACATCGCCGCCATCGACGGCGTCCTCTCCGTCGACCGCATCCGCACCCGCCGCGCCGGCCCCAACTACTTCGCCGACCTCACCCTCGGCCTCCCACGCAACCTCACCTTCCAGCGCTCCGAGCAGATCACCATGGCCGCCACCGCCGCCGTCCGCCGCCATCTCCCCGGAGCCGACGTCGTCGTCCACTCCATCCCCACCGCCTCCATCGCCGAAAGCCTCCACGACCGCATCCGCGCAGTAGCCGCCCGCTCAAATCTGGCAATCCACGACGTAGCCGTGCAGGAGTACAACCACGAGCTCCACGTCGAGCAGCACCTCGAAGTCTACGAGAACATGTCCCTCAGCGCCGCACACGCCCTCGTCACCCAACTCGAGTCCGACATCCGCCGCGAGATCCCCGAGATCTCCACCATCCTCACTCACATCGAAAGCGAACCCGCCACCATCGAGCGTCCCGCCTCCCTCGAGCGCGATCGCCAGCTCGAAGTCCGTCTCCGCCGCGCCGCTCAAGCCTTCCCCGAGATCCTCGACATTCACGAGGTCTTCGTCACCCGCGCCCACAACAACGGAGCCGATCGCATCCAGGTCAACTGCCACTGCACCCTCCCCGACGACCTCCCCATGTCGAAGGTCCACGAGATCATCACCGCTCTCGAGAACGCCTTCAAACTCGACTGCCCCGAAGTCTCCCGCCTCCTCATCCACCCCGAGCCCGCCACCGACAACCGCCGCTGA
- a CDS encoding MFS transporter: MASTPPPILDGPLVSLDAAIGASAMRKATLHLIPLIALGYGAAYMDRVNISFASLQMNRDLHFSATVYGFGAGLFFLSYAACEIPSNLLLYRFGARRWLARIMVTWGILAMAMLFVRTPWQFYTARFFLGVAEAGFFPGVIFYLTQWFPQELRARAISRFYISLPLSFVFMGLIAGALLNLDGHLGLRGWQWLFLVEGIPPILLGIAFLYLLPDCPQQAKWLTEDERAWIIHHVHNDPSLSGQRSHDLSAALLDPRVWQLGLFMLLMLASSYAYTFVAPDVIQRATHLSTSKVGYLIATLSLLGAAAMLINGIYSDRIQRRTPHSNHPRYMHIIPWAFLISAGFFACGLSTNPINVVTAIGAIIIAYNAMQGPLWSLPGSFFQGRSAAAGIATLNMIGMIGGFLGPYFVGFAKDLTGDYQRGLLFMSLPMLLGAAIMFYLRAETRLRSTALRTENPVPSS; this comes from the coding sequence ATGGCCTCGACTCCGCCCCCGATCCTCGACGGGCCTCTAGTCTCACTTGACGCAGCCATCGGCGCATCCGCGATGCGCAAAGCTACCCTCCATCTGATCCCACTCATCGCCCTCGGCTACGGCGCAGCCTACATGGACCGCGTCAACATCAGCTTTGCCTCACTCCAGATGAACCGCGACCTCCACTTCAGCGCCACAGTCTATGGCTTCGGCGCCGGCCTCTTCTTTCTCAGCTACGCCGCCTGCGAGATTCCCTCAAACCTCCTCCTCTACCGCTTCGGAGCCCGCCGCTGGCTCGCCCGCATCATGGTCACCTGGGGAATCCTTGCCATGGCCATGCTCTTCGTCCGCACTCCCTGGCAGTTCTACACCGCGCGCTTCTTCCTCGGTGTCGCCGAAGCCGGATTCTTTCCCGGCGTCATCTTCTATCTCACGCAGTGGTTTCCGCAGGAGCTGCGCGCCCGCGCCATCAGCCGCTTCTACATCTCCCTGCCGCTCAGCTTCGTCTTCATGGGCCTCATCGCCGGCGCACTCCTCAACCTCGACGGCCACCTCGGCCTCCGCGGCTGGCAATGGCTCTTCCTCGTCGAAGGCATCCCTCCCATCCTGCTAGGCATCGCCTTCCTCTACCTGCTCCCCGACTGCCCCCAGCAGGCCAAGTGGCTCACCGAAGACGAACGCGCATGGATCATCCACCACGTCCACAACGATCCTTCTCTAAGCGGCCAGCGCAGCCACGATCTTAGCGCCGCCCTCCTCGATCCACGCGTCTGGCAGCTCGGCCTCTTCATGTTGCTGATGCTGGCCTCCTCCTACGCCTACACCTTTGTCGCTCCCGACGTCATCCAGCGAGCAACCCATCTCAGCACATCAAAGGTCGGCTACCTCATCGCAACCCTCAGTCTCCTCGGAGCAGCCGCTATGCTGATCAACGGCATCTACTCCGACCGCATCCAGCGCCGCACGCCACACAGCAACCATCCCCGCTACATGCACATCATCCCCTGGGCCTTCCTTATCTCCGCAGGCTTCTTCGCTTGTGGCCTCTCAACAAATCCAATCAACGTCGTCACCGCCATCGGCGCGATCATCATCGCCTACAACGCCATGCAGGGTCCCCTCTGGTCTCTGCCCGGAAGCTTCTTTCAAGGACGATCCGCAGCCGCCGGCATCGCCACCCTCAATATGATCGGCATGATCGGCGGCTTTCTCGGCCCCTACTTCGTCGGCTTCGCCAAAGACCTCACCGGCGACTATCAACGAGGGCTCCTCTTCATGAGCCTCCCCATGCTCCTCGGTGCAGCCATCATGTTCTATCTCCGTGCCGAAACACGCCTCCGAAGCACAGCACTCCGTACGGAAAACCCTGTACCATCGTCCTGA
- a CDS encoding nuclear transport factor 2 family protein yields MSLKVRIILAATLLSLMFFVAVYSSSGQQRASNADQAQVVDAVKAIFSAAANDDLAKFHAVIVPGFYIYDAGARFDGDAIMTLIKAEHAKGRRYEWNVTEPDVHVIGDTAWIAYVNKGAVTDESGTRAQSWLESAFLERRGGAWKIVFMHSTRVPVAPPASTVSMR; encoded by the coding sequence ATGTCGCTGAAGGTTCGAATTATTTTGGCTGCGACTTTGCTGTCGCTTATGTTTTTCGTCGCCGTATATAGCTCCAGCGGTCAGCAGAGAGCCTCGAATGCGGATCAGGCGCAGGTTGTCGATGCGGTGAAGGCGATCTTCTCGGCAGCTGCGAACGATGACCTTGCGAAGTTTCATGCGGTGATTGTGCCTGGGTTTTACATCTACGATGCGGGGGCGCGATTTGATGGGGACGCGATTATGACCTTGATCAAGGCAGAACATGCGAAGGGGAGACGGTATGAGTGGAATGTTACAGAGCCCGATGTACATGTCATCGGCGACACGGCGTGGATTGCTTATGTGAATAAAGGCGCCGTGACGGATGAGTCAGGGACTAGAGCGCAGAGCTGGCTTGAGTCGGCGTTCCTTGAGAGACGCGGTGGGGCTTGGAAGATTGTGTTCATGCATAGCACCCGCGTGCCTGTGGCTCCGCCGGCTTCGACTGTGTCGATGCGGTAG